The Acidobacteriota bacterium genome window below encodes:
- a CDS encoding adenylosuccinate synthase, with protein sequence MKNIVVIGAQWGDEGKGKVVDLLAPHFEVVARYQGGHNAGHTVYIGERKFVLHLIPSGILQENSLCVIGNGVVVNPQAFNLEVSELEEMNIKCEGRLFISDRAHLILPYHAALDHARELKLGKSGVGTTLRGIGPTYESKASRTGIRAGDLLYPDLLHEKLKENVEKANREIQYCGGELINAEQMIDEYLNEALRLVPFVKDTCVMLNAAVREGKSVLLEGAQGTMLDVDFGTYPFVTSSSATAGGATIGTGLAPKLITGVLGISKAYTTRVGGGPFPTELFDSDGEYLRKKGNEYGASTGRPRRTGWFDAVVGRYSATVNGLDAIALTKMDVLDDFAEIKICTAYRYRGELIKEMPYSAHVLEQCEPVYETVKGWNTNTSGTTSYDELPQLAKDYIARLEALCETEMALISTGPERSETIIRDGSAISRWIK encoded by the coding sequence ATGAAAAATATCGTAGTAATCGGCGCGCAATGGGGCGACGAAGGCAAAGGCAAAGTGGTTGATTTACTGGCTCCGCATTTCGAGGTGGTGGCGCGTTATCAAGGCGGTCACAACGCCGGGCACACGGTCTATATCGGCGAACGCAAATTCGTTTTGCATTTAATCCCTTCGGGCATTCTTCAGGAAAATTCGCTCTGTGTGATCGGCAATGGCGTAGTCGTCAATCCGCAGGCGTTCAATCTGGAAGTCAGTGAACTCGAAGAGATGAACATCAAATGCGAAGGGCGTTTGTTTATCTCTGACCGCGCCCATTTGATATTGCCGTATCACGCGGCGCTTGACCACGCGCGCGAACTCAAACTCGGCAAAAGCGGCGTCGGCACGACCTTGCGCGGCATCGGGCCAACTTACGAAAGCAAAGCTTCGCGCACCGGCATTCGCGCAGGCGATTTGCTCTACCCCGATTTACTGCACGAGAAACTCAAAGAGAATGTTGAAAAAGCCAACCGCGAAATCCAGTATTGCGGCGGCGAATTGATTAACGCCGAACAGATGATTGATGAATATTTGAATGAAGCGTTGCGCCTGGTGCCCTTCGTCAAAGATACCTGTGTGATGTTGAACGCGGCGGTGCGCGAAGGCAAATCGGTATTGCTCGAAGGCGCGCAAGGGACGATGCTCGACGTCGATTTCGGCACTTATCCGTTCGTCACGTCGTCGAGCGCCACAGCGGGCGGCGCAACCATCGGCACAGGGCTTGCGCCGAAACTGATTACCGGCGTGTTAGGGATTTCCAAAGCCTACACCACGCGGGTCGGCGGCGGACCTTTCCCGACAGAGTTATTCGATAGCGACGGCGAATACCTGCGCAAGAAAGGCAACGAATATGGCGCGTCAACCGGGCGTCCGCGGCGCACAGGCTGGTTTGATGCGGTGGTCGGTCGTTATTCAGCGACGGTCAATGGATTGGACGCGATTGCGCTGACGAAAATGGATGTGCTCGATGATTTCGCTGAAATCAAAATCTGTACGGCTTATCGTTATCGCGGCGAATTGATTAAGGAAATGCCTTACAGCGCCCACGTTCTGGAGCAATGCGAGCCGGTCTATGAAACCGTTAAAGGCTGGAACACCAACACCAGCGGCACGACCAGCTACGACGAGTTGCCGCAACTTGCGAAAGATTACATCGCCCGACTCGAAGCCTTATGTGAAACCGAGATGGCTTTGATTTCGACGGGACCCGAACGCAGCGAAACCATCATCCGCGACGGTTCGGCAATCAGCCGGTGGATAAAGTAG